Proteins co-encoded in one Clarias gariepinus isolate MV-2021 ecotype Netherlands chromosome 13, CGAR_prim_01v2, whole genome shotgun sequence genomic window:
- the ahctf1 gene encoding protein ELYS, with translation MHDLMAQVTSGLLRFPAVTVEALGEDEVNLDSVLHGKFTTGRSVLAWLACGPHLEVVHAATGERFSAYRFSGVTDHLQPCVTAVREFNWLKRSGLLVGLQEDESSMLCLYDLGISRVIKAVVIPNRITAIEPLVSYGGASASTQHLHQSLRWFFGVVAVVTDVGHVLLVDLCLDDFSCTQTELEASDLEVVNKCPSDIPRLREGVTQQGRHLCLQLCSPTGTGVSALHFISRTNQLAVGFTDGFLQLWNLKTLKKEYHSQLEGGRVPVYAFNFQEPENDPRNCCYLWAVQSAQDLEGDVLSLHLLQLAFGERTCAASGKIIYEGLEYCEERYSQDLSGGMFPLRAQTTHTRLLSCQTIEKFRHHPDREDSVNEVASPDTSVSVFSWQVKSYGQGQPSTYISVFDINRWYHAQMPDSLRAGESLQNCPYLAVWSLDSVVEVTESCPLLAMVVHERSLSRALPHMSPPPEQFYNPNTYNFDASCLLNAGIVHFTCSGYQKETLSYLKKAVPSLSDGISNGYSRCLMSGLLSSRLADVQPSSLTEQEQLDAILTTAVETSALGLITGCIKQWTTEEQAGSAVNLRYILEWAWDKVVKTKEELDGICAPLFDTSSNFTDPQTLQLLQHSQRLLSNLSTIFHCLLNEAQELTQRGAIGLLNKCMVSSLISQYAQVVLWFCRTGLLPESADDAVLQISRPFYSFSVIKNYYTGQREELHRLAKDKWNADCLMIDGLVAQCGDRLSELWTRDEGGTGQYPPPSLHALLDLYLLENVEESTKHAIVIYLLLDVMYSFPNKSGASVESFPTAFSIPIGLVKLVQGLWLLDHHDHESSLDLLLHPSVSPCVWPWQHSRVLQALMIQNKHSTALHYLHMMKPSISTTPLTKLCVSVLLHNRCIVEAWALMRQQVNKLSMDELLRFFYETCQELGLMKELLKLPLRPSEQECLERFLQDTGGFQNRELLMVHYLQQANYVPALQINHTLKMNLAGDRDPKMKERSNTRNSIMCQYGKVLPRAQRKLAIERAQPYQHPSTVLKEVLRPQPLSTVAKRSANESVLSRAAFIKNVLTKIEEVWIRKEATPEPSPVKSPKVPESLVSSPTYPTLNIPEAFVGTPINMLTKRISRLLDLAVQPSTTPQSSHTPKPISSWAAPKHISKAPELSLLHTPLVVKRARALAASGPVFSSFTPQSILRSSLRPTPLATPTASPARSATPPLRLKESRITFMDESEIHVLSKGSSLHWGNKLAPGGEINQQMCPPLPPEAGVEGWSDHSGEEGEGPSLARTASFELKENQATEEPKQVLPTLECRPSLGQETSILSVQSESTLEFHDAPSPGDVMIPAWQLHERLDEDDEVIVRRPESDTSAKLLLATEPIVDQKMDNDEVSEFEMQLDATKEHAKEDTEKTTGELTTKSEAQNLLVVPVSLLEESKDDDSVSREDVVAPCEPIKTFRLSEETTGEEEIKDFVPTPPPITNMVTMDKPTGDSPKGSDEAVEHSVVNIDTISELPASNYDNVFEELKDKPKAMETSDLDEFVEHQLFSDLSPPHSHADDKEAFEPNSDPGEGVKYLSPEDDTHKSVASSETATSESPSVVSLNDTEELSSTEEEEEENDVEADQEAEEDSGSEVEIIEEVKGNGTKHLYLQHLQPEEQFFQEQTAAVLSLVTDPQLKMIDGCEENEGQVVVVGLRPASLDDDVCYTELKPSTTLLVPIELAAEHQELLQGAELPEVSLPVSSNNFSLMLEADDDDEPVASEMNAENHLIWHGNTENMEEERSAYRGDVSVEHTLLEPEENLKMEALPSETVVPDVEVEQDVIKFEHNIEVQSNQPAEEVQTQLKLEAVAEPEPLTQSQPDEPTCEAQTADGPEKEPVEESVIKETLDVTKVYVSNEAQDPGSAGVTEGGWIHNEKIHSEEGVVAEDHVSVTNRTEEKDPKLKEAVEATATLNEVYRSPARRGRKTVSFPIPMTELEKDASEEEHVDSKVPSTPRRITRSSKQLLESEVLITPRRSTRKTVSEVQQEEVASITTPSHKTPQKATPRRGSCKTRSLSANDVQVQKMEETSIVEHQSARKTRKGTTVEVPEPIPEEKSVENQTNTKDSPSRVTRQSTRRLSLSLESFQMLSDLQSTSLVTPPRSKRKTRGTTEEKTSNNTCIVDGAQLQNVSRRLTRSQHWNDAEKPEKPEKLESTNLLESAVMERLNYEQKESEVVTEIVRAKRRTRSVAPAPAVDHEEQNAEAPEPMVSIEQVEQEKSPSVRRTRTSRVPEPDKAHISDGTSGAQRTRGGKKKGVDVNDTILSPPVTRMRRAAVVPDFQLEGKVLSADAGVGAEVEVLTKKKKRTTRARAEPEPLTVELLSPLPSPAEPAQRKKLEDREAVAPKMNLRRRRMMEAIFPKPVTRRRKL, from the exons ATGCATGACTTGATGGCTCAGGTGACCAGTGGTCTGCTGCGGTTTCCTGCAGTGACAGTGGAAGCTTTAGGAGAGGATGAAGTGAATTTGGACTCAGTGCTTCATGGGAAATTCAcaacag GTCGCAGCGTGTTGGCATGGTTGGCGTGTGGGCCGCACTTGGAGGTGGTGCACGCAGCAACAGGCGAGCGGTTCTCTGCATACCGCTTCAGTGGCGTGACAGATCACCTGCAGCCCTGTGTGACGGCAGTGAGGGAGTTCAACTGGCTGAAGCGCAGCGGGCTGCTGGTGGGTCTGCAGGAGGACGAGAGCAGCATGCTGTGTCTCTACGACCTGGGCATTTCTCGCGTCATTAAAGCCGTCGTCATACCAAACAGG ATCACTGCCATTGAGCCACTGGTGAGTTATGGAGGAGCGAGCGCAAGTACGCAGCACCTGCACCAGAGCCTGCGCTGGTTTTTTGGCGTGGTTGCCGTGGTAACAGATGTTGGACACGTCCTGTTGGTGGATCTATGTTTAGATGATTTCTCTTGCACTCAGACTGAACTGGAGGCCTCAG ATCTGGAGGTGGTAAACAAATGTCCATCTGATATTCCACGTCTGAGAGAGGGAGTCACTCAACAGGGACGCCACCTTTGTCTCCAGCTGTGCAGCCCCACGGGGACGGGGGTTTCAGCTCTGCACTTCATTAGCCGCACAAATCAGCTGGCTGTGGGCTTCACTGATGGCTTCCTGCAGCTATGGAACCTGAAGACGCTTAAAAAAGA GTATCACTCTCAGCTGGAGGGCGGTCGAGTCCCCGTGTACGCCTTTAACTTCCAGGAGCCGGAAAACGACCCGAGGAACTGCTGCTACCTGTGGGCTGTTCAGTCAGCGCAGGATCT AGAGGGTGATGTGCTCAGCCTCCATCTTCTGCAGCTGGCATTCGGGGAGAGAACGTGTGCAGCATCAGGGAAAATTATCTATGAG gGTCTGGAGTACTGTGAGGAGCGTTACAGTCAGGATCTGAGCGGAGGCATGTTTCCTCTCAGAGCTCAGACCACACACACTCGTCTCCTCAGCTGCCAGACCATCGAGAAGTTTCGCCATCATCCTGACAGAGAGGACAGCGTTAATGAAG TGGCGTCTCCTGATACGAGCGTGTCGGTGTTCAGCTGGCAGGTGAAGTCGTACGGACAGGGCCAACCTTCTACTTACATCAGTGTGTTTGATATTAACAGATGGTATCATGCACAAATGCCTGATTCGCTGAG AGCGGGTGAATCTCTGCAGAACTGCCCCTACCTAGCTGTGTGGTCTCTGGACTCAGTGGTGGAGGTGACTGAGTCCTGTCCCCTGCTGGCAATGGTGGTTCATGAGCGCAGCCTAAGCAGAGCACTGCCTCACATGAGCCCTCCTCCTGAGCAGTTCTACAACCCTAACACATACAACTTTG ATGCAAGCTGTCTGCTTAATGCTGGAATAGTCCACTTTACTTGCTCTGGCTATCAGAAAGAG ACTCTTAGTTATTTGAAGAAAGCCGTACCAAGTTTGAGTGATGGGATTTCTAACGGATATTCACGATGCCTCATGTCCGGGCTCTTGTCCTCTCGGCTTGCAGATGTTCAGCCATCCAGCCTAACGGAG CAGGAGCAGCTGGATGCCATTTTAACAACAGCAGTGGAGACGAGCGCTTTGGGTCTAATCACAGGCTGCATTAAACAGTGGACCACTGAAG AGCAGGCTGGATCTGCAGTCAACCTGCGCTACATCCTGGAGTGGGCCTGGGACAAAGTGGTCAAAACCAAAGAGGAGCTTGATGGCATAT GTGCTCCGTTGTTCGACACCTCATCAAACTTTACTGATCCTCAAACCCTGCAGCTTCTTCAACACAGCCAGAGATTACTGAGTAACCTCAGCACAATCTTCCACTGCCTGCTGAACGAGGCTCAGGAGCTCACACAgagag gtgcaATAGGACTGTTGAATAAGTGCATGGTGTCCAGTCTGATCTCTCAGTACGCTCAGGTGGTCCTGTGGTTCTGCCGTACCGGTCTCCTGCCTGAGAGCGCTG ATGATGCCGTCCTGCAAATATCGAGGCCATTTTACAGTTTCTCTGTGATTAAGAATTATTACACAGGTCAAAGGGAGGAGCTTCATAGACTTGCCAA AGATAAGTGGAATGCAGACTGTCTGATGATTGACGGACTAGTCGCTCAGTGTGGTGACCGTCTTTCAGAGCTGTGGACAAGAGACGAGGGCGGGACCGGGCAGTACCCACCCCCATCACTACat GCCCTGCTGGACTTGTACCTTCTGGAAAATGTTGAGGAATCTACCAAGCATGCTatt GTGATCTATCTGCTCTTGGATGTTATGTACTCCTTTCCTAATAAGAGCGGAGCATCAGTGGAGTCTTTCCCTACAGCTTTCTCCATCCCCATCGGATTAGTGAAGCTGGTCCAGGGTCTGTGGTTACTCGATCACCACGACCATGAG AGCTCTCTGGACTTGCTGCTCCATCCATCCGTGTCTCCATGTGTGTGGCCATGGCAGCACTCTCGGGTTCTGCAGGCCCTTATGATTCAGAACAAGCACAGCACGGCATTGCACTATCTGCACATGATGAAGCCCTCCATCAGCACCACCCCCCTCACcaagctgtgtgtgtctgtactgCTCCACAACAG gtgtaTAGTGGAGGCATGGGCGTTGATGAGACAGCAGGTGAATAAACTCAGCATGGACGAGCTGCTCAGGTTTTTCTATGAGACTTGTCAGGAACTTGGCTTAATGAAGGAGCTTCTCAAACTCCCCCTTAGACCCTCTGAacag GAGTGTTTGGAGCGCTTCCTGCAGGACACTGGAGGGTTCCAGAACAGAGAGCTCCTCATGGTTCACTATCTTCAGCAGGCCAACTATGTTCCTGCACTGCAAATCAACCACACACTAAAGATGAACCTGGCT GGTGATCGAGATCCTAAGATGAAGGAGAGGTCGAACACAAGGAACTCAATCATGTGTCAGTACGGGAAGGTGTTGCCACGTGCTCAGAGAAAGCTGGCCATCGAACGTGCACAACCTTATCAGCACCCATCCACCGTCCTCAAAGAGG TTCTGAGGCCACAGCCATTGTCCACCGTAGCTAAACGTTCCGCTAATGAGAGTGTCCTGAGCAGAGCAGCATTCATTAAAAACGTTCTCACCAAGAttgaggaggtctggatcaggAAGGAAGCTACACCTGAACCCTCCCCTGTCAAGAG CCCAAAAGTCCCTGAGTCTCTGGTGTCCAGTCCGACTTATCCAACCTTAAACATCCCTGAGGCATTTGTTGGAACTCCAATTAACATGCTAACTAAGAGAATCTCCAG ACTCTTGGATTTGGCGGTGCAGCCGTCGACGACTCCACAGTCATCTCACACACCTAAACCCATCAGTTCCTGGGCTGCACCAAAACACATCAGCAAGGCTCCTGAGCTCAGTCTGTTACACACACCTCTGGTGGTGAAG AGAGCTCGAGCTTTAGCTGCGTCTGGTCCAGTCTTCTCCTCCTTTACCCCTCAGTCCATCCTAAGAAGCAGTCTTCGCCCTACTCCATTAGCCACACCCACTGCATCCCCTGCCCGATCGGCCACACCCCCCTTACGCCTCAAAGAGAGTCGCATCACCTTCATGGATGAAAGTGAAATTCATGTTCTGTCCAAGGGCTCGTCGTTGCACTGGGGCAACAAG CTTGCTCCAGGTGGTGAAATTAACCAGCAAATGTGCCCACCCCTGCCACCAGAGGCCGGAGTTGAGGGCTGGAGTGACCATTCTGGTGAAGAAGGGGAGGGACCCAGTTTAGCGCGCACTGCTTCGTTTGAACTAAAAGAGAACCAGGCGACAGAGGAACCAAAGCAGGTCTTACCCACGCTTGAGTGCAGGCCCAGTCTGGGACAGGAGACAAGCATACTCTCTGTCCAGTCAGAATCCACACTGGAATTCCATGACGCTCCTTCTCCGGGGGATGTGATGATACCTGCATGGCAGTTGCATGAGAGGcttgatgaagatgatgaagtCATTGTCAGGCGTCCAGAGTCGGACACTTCCGCCAAATTGCTTTTGGCTACAGAACCGATTGTGGACCAGAAAATGGACAATGATGAAGTTTCAGAATTTGAGATGCAACTGGATGCAACAaaagaacatgcaaaagaaGACACGGAGAAAACGACTGGGGAATTGACGACAAAAAGCGAAGCGCAGAATTTGCTGGTTGTTCCAGTCAGTTTACTGGAGGAATCAAAAGACGATGATTCAGTGAGTCGTGAGGATGTTGTGGCACCATGTGAACCAATCAAAACCTTTAGATTGTCTGAGGAGACAACCGGAGAGGAGGAGATCAAAGACTTTGTGCCAACTCCACCACCAATCACTAACATGGTCACTATGGACAAGCCAACCGGAGACAGTCCCAAAGGGTCAGATGAAGCAGTTGAACACTCTGTGGTTAATATTGACACAATCAGTGAGCTTCCTGCTTCTAATTATGATAATGTTTTTGAAGAGCTGAAAGATAAACCCAAGGCCATGGAGACATCAG ATCTGGATGAGTTTGTTGAACATCAGTTATTCAGTGATCTCTCACCTCCACACTCCCATGCTGATGATAAAGAGGCTTTTGAACCCAACAG TGACCCAGGTGAAGGTGTAAAATATCTTAGCCCTGAGGATgacacacacaaatctgtcGCCTCATCTGAAACTGCGACCTCTGAATCACCCT CTGTAGTCAGCCTGAACGACACTGAGGAACTGTCCAGcactgaggaggaggaggaggagaacgATGTGGAAGCTGACCAGGAGGCAGAGGAAGACTCTGGCAGTGAGGTGGAGATTATAGAGGAAGTAAAAGGAAACGGGACGAAGCACCTTTACCTGCAGCACCTTCAACCTGAAGAGCAGTTCTTTCAGGAGCAGACGGCCGCCGTTCTGTCTCTCGTCACCGACCCACAGCTGAAG ATGATAGATGGCTGCGAGGAAAATGAAGGTCAGGTTGTTGTGGTTGGCCTGAGACCTGCAAGTCTAGATGATGATGTGTGCTACACCGAACTGAAGCCCTCCACCACTCTCTTGGTTCCTATCGAGCTGGCTGCTGAGCATCAGGAGCTTCTGCAAGGAGCCGAACTGCCTGAGGTTTCACTTCCTGTCAGCTCTAATAACTTCTCCCTCATGCTGGAggcagatgatgatgatgaaccagtggcTTCAGAAATGAATGCTGAGAACCATCTAATATGGCATGGGAACACAGAAAATATGGAGGAAGAAAGAAGTGCTTACAGGGGCGATGTCAGTGTGGAGCACACTCTTCTGGAACctgaagaaaatttaaaaatggaGGCTTTGCCTTCAGAAACCGTTGTGCCAgatgttgaggtagaacaggaTGTGATCAAATTTGAACACAACATAGAAGTTCAATCTAATCAACCAGCTGAAGAAGTTCAAACCCAGCTGAAGCTGGAAGCAGTGGCAGAACCTGAACCGCTTACACAAAGTCAACCTGATGAACCAACGTGTGAAGCTCAAACAGCAGATGGCCCTGAGAAGGAACCTGTGGAGGAATCTGTTATTAAAGAGACACTTGATGTAACTAAGGTATATGTCAGCAATGAGGCTCAAGATCCAGGCTCAGCTGGGGTCACGGAAGGTGGTTGGATCCATAATGAGAAAATTCATAGTGAAGAGGGTGTTGTAGCTGAAGACCATGTTTCTGTAACTAATAGAACTGAGGAGAAAGATCCTAAGCTTAAGGAAGCTGTAGAAGCCACAGCTACTTTGAATGAAGTCTATCGAAGCCCAGCAAGAAGAGGAAGGAAGACCGTTTCGTTTCCAATACCTATGACGGAACTTGAGAAAGATGCCTCTGAAGAGGAGCATGTTGATTCCAAAGTGCCTTCCACACCTAGGCGCATCACAAGAAGCAGCAAGCAGCTGCTGGAGTCTGAAGTTCTCATTACACCTAGGAGAAGCACAAGAAAAACAGTTTCTGAAGTCCAGCAGGAGGAGGTTGCATCAATAACAACTCCTTCACATAAGACTCCACAGAAAGCTACACCCAGGAGAGGGTCTTGTAAAACAAGGAGCTTGAGTGCAAATGATGTCCAAGTCCAGAAAATGGAGGAAACATCAATCGTTGAACATCAGAGTGCAAGGAAGACTAGAAAAGGCACAACAGTCGAGGTCCCAGAGCCAATCCCTGAGGAGAAATCTGTGGAAAATCAAACTAACACTAAAGATAGTCCCAGCAGGGTGACTCGCCAGTCGACCAGGAGGCTGAGTTTATCGCTGGAGAGCTTCCAGATGCTTTCAGACCTTCAGAGCACATCGTTAGTCACGCCACCAAGGAGCAAACGGAAAACCAGAGGCACTACAGAGGAAAAAACAAGCAACAATACTTGCATAGTGGATGGCGCTCAACTTCAAAATGTTTCTAGACGACTGACGAGGAGTCAGCACTGGAACGACGCAGAGAAACCCGAGAAGCCAGAGAAACTAGAGTCCACTAACCTGTTGGAAAGTGCTGTGATGGAGAGACTGAACTATGAACAAAAAGAGAGTGAAGTGGTTACGGAGATAGTGCGCGCCAAGCGGCGGACCAGATCTGTAGCTCCAGCTCCAGCTGTGGACCATGAAGAGCAGAATGCTGAAGCGCCAGAGCCGATGGTTTCTATTGAACAGGTAGAACAGGAGAAATCACCATCTGTTAGAAGAACAAGAACCAGCAGAGTGCCAGAACCAGATAAGGCACATATTAGTGATGGCACATCTGGTGCTCAGAGAACAAGAGGTG GTAAGAAAAAAGGTGTGGATGTCAACGATACTATTTTGTCTCCACCTGTGACTCGAATGAGGAGAGCAGCTGTTGTCCCTGACTTCCAGCTCGAG GGAAAGGTTTTATCAGCTGATGCTGGAGTGGGAGCTGAAGTGGAGGTTTtaacgaagaagaagaagagaacgaCCAG AGCAAGAGCTGAGCCAGAACCCCTGACTGTAGAGCTCCTGTCTCCACTACCGAGTCCGGCAGAACCGGCCCAGCGGAAGAAGCTTGAGGATCGGGAGGCTGTCGCTCCAAAGATGAACCTGCGGCGGAGACGAATGATGGAGGCCATTTTCCCTAAACCAGTCACACGCAGGAGGAAACTTTAA